A genomic segment from Juglans regia cultivar Chandler chromosome 14, Walnut 2.0, whole genome shotgun sequence encodes:
- the LOC109002005 gene encoding uncharacterized protein LOC109002005: protein MNGTPKGFFQSKRGLRQGDPLSPYLFIVMQEVLSRLIKHAADNGRIHPFFQARGTLLVSHLMYTDDIVIFANGSKRSIKGLMQVLNSYESWSGQVLSKEKSAIFFSKHILMSRKRSILRISGFSEGSFPFKYLGVPIVNGRLKAFDFTDLLGKVKKKIAGWKMKLLSVGGRTVLLRHVLSSMATHLLAVLHVPKIVIRELNKLLSSFFWGHSLWADFFKGKYVRDKHLSLLVPNKGTSVWKSIVNSIPDVLHNSKWLVREGNLSFWYDNWEEGGPLHIHYPVIDHSMIKIKECRIENGWDIPLLERLVGQQKANDVYQFLARRNEGQDVLVWMKENNGSFSTKSAWDCIRIQAPPLNWAHWIWHNHIPKKMSIMMWKASNNCLSVDAKIQMAGIPMVSKCNCCVLGNMEDLNHVLCSGEFARQLWHMAAVQLGVHMSEFRTWQEQIDFWFR from the exons atgaatggtactcCCAAAGGTTTCTTTCAAAGTAAGCGGGGGCtgagacaaggtgatcctttatcGCCTTACTTATTTATTGTGATGCAAGAGGTTCTTTCTCGCCTTATTAAGCATGCTGCTGATAATGGTCGTATTCATCCATTCTTTCAGGCTAGAGGTACCCTCCTTGTCTCTCACCTTATGTATACTGATGATATTGTGATATTTGCTAATGGAAGTAAAAGGTCTATAAAAGGTTTGATGCAGGTTTTGAATTCCTATGAATCTTGGTCGGGTCAAGTTCTTAGTAAAGAAAAGAgtgctatttttttctctaaacatATTTTGATGTCTAGAAAGAGATCTATTCTTCGTATCTCTGGTTTTTCTGagggttcttttccttttaagtactTGGGTGTGCCTATTGTTAATGGTAGATTGAAGGCCTTTGATTTTACTGATTTGCTTGgcaaagttaaaaagaaaattgcaggTTGGAAGATGAAACTGCTTTCTGTTGGAGGGCGTACGGTTTTGTTGCGTCATGTTCTTTCAAGCATGGCCACTCATCTGCTTGCTGTCCTACATGTCCCTAAGATAGTGATCAGGGAGTTGAACAAACTtctgagttctttcttttggg GTCATTCTTTGTGGGCGGATTTCTTCAAAGGTAAGTATGTTAGGGATAAGCATTTATCCCTTTTAGTGCCTAACAAGGGTACTAGTGTTTGGAAGTCCATTGTCAATAGTATTCCGGATGTTTTGCATAATTCTAAATGGCTTGTGAGGGAGGGTAATCTttctttttggtatgataattggGAAGAAGGTGGGCCTCTCCATATTCACTATCCGGTTATTGATCATTCtatgattaaaattaaagagTGCCGTATTGAGAATGGTTGGGATATTCCTCTCTTGGAAAGGCTTGTGGGTCAACAAAAAGCTAATGACGTCTACCAGTTTTTGGCTAGAAGGAATGAGGGACAGGATGTGTTAGTTTGGATGAAGGAGAACAATGGTAGTTTTTCTACTAAAAGTGCTTGGGATTGCATTAGGATACAGGCGCCTCCGCTTAATTGGGCCCATTGGATTTGGCACAATCATATTCCCAAAAAGATGTCTATAATGATGTGGAAGGCCTCCAATAATTGTCTGAGTGTGGATGCTAAGATTCAGATGGCGGGTATTCCGATGGTGTCTAAGTGTAATTGTTGTGTTTTGGGTAATATGGAGGATCTTAATCATGTTCTTTGTTCTGGAGAGTTTGCTAGACAACTTTGGCATATGGCGGCTGTGCAGTTAGGTGTGCATATGAGTGAGTTTCGTACTTGGCAGGAACAAATTGATTTTTGGTTTCGTTGA
- the LOC109002045 gene encoding (S)-8-oxocitronellyl enol synthase CYC2, with protein sequence MAAEESGSTEAAMNHVAVIFGVTGLAGKELARRLILKPNWKVYGIARNPEIIPCIENPNFQFISCNLLNPWETQQKLSLLHDVTHIFWITWASQFPLDSQECCEQNKGMISNALNAILPTAKALKHVSLQTGMKHYISLQGPFDTKVRYYNEECPRVSTSQNFYYVLEDFLKEKLAGKVAWSVHRPGLLLGSSKRSLYNFMGSLCVYGAICKHLNLPFVFGGSKESWEETYIDGSDARLVAEQHIWAATNDATYSMDVQAFNAINGPSFSWKEIWPALAKKLGVEVPEDMFLEEFRFSTGMADKKNVWEEIVKEEGLVQTEMEDLANWEFLDILFRCPFKLLGARDKADRLGFTVRYKTLNSMMYWIDFMREEKLIP encoded by the coding sequence ATGGCAGCTGAAGAATCTGGCAGCACTGAAGCTGCCATGAACCATGTGGCAGTCATCTTTGGGGTGACGGGGCTAGCAGGGAAAGAGCTTGCAAGAAGGCTTATCTTGAAACCCAATTGGAAGGTTTATGGTATAGCTCGAAACCCTGAGATCATACCCTGCATAGAGAATCCCaactttcaattcatttcatgtAATTTGCTGAACCCCTGGGAAACCCAACAGAAACTCTCTTTGTTGCATGATGTTACCCATATTTTCTGGATCACTTGGGCAAGCCAGTTTCCCTTGGATAGCCAAGAGTGTTGCGAGCAGAACAAGGGCATGATCTCCAACGCCTTGAATGCCATTCTCCCCACAGCAAAGGCATTGAAACATGTGTCACTCCAGACGGGTATGAAGCACTACATCTCATTGCAAGGCCCTTTTGACACGAAAGTTCGTTACTACAATGAAGAATGCCCGAGAGTGAGCACAAGCCAGAACTTTTACTATGTTCTAGAAGACTTTCTCAAGGAGAAGTTGGCGGGAAAGGTGGCTTGGTCTGTGCACCGGCCTGGTTTGCTATTAGGTAGTTCTAAAAGGAGTCTGTATAATTTCATGGGGAGTTTATGTGTGTATGGAGCCATTTGTAAACATCTCAATCTCCCTTTCGTGTTTGGAGGATCAAAGGAGTCTTGGGAAGAGACTTACATTGATGGCTCAGATGCTCGGTTGGTGGCTGAACAGCACATTTGGGCAGCCACCAATGATGCAACATATTCCATGGATGTCCAAGCTTTTAATGCAATAAATGGCCCAAGTTTCTCATGGAAGGAGATCTGGCCTGCACTTGCAAAGAAGCTTGGTGTAGAAGTGCCTGAAGACATGTTTTTGGAGGAGTTTCGGTTCTCAACAGGAATGGCTGACAAGAAAAATGTGTGGGAGGAGATTGTGAAAGAGGAAGGACTGGTTCAAACAGAGATGGAAGATTTGGCAAATTGGGAATTCCTGGACATCTTGTTCCGATGCCCATTCAAACTGTTGGGGGCTCGAGACAAAGCTGATAGGCTTGGTTTTACAGTAAGGTACAAGACATTGAATTCAATGATGTATTGGATTGATTTCATGAGGGAAGAGAAACTTATTCCTTGA
- the LOC109002001 gene encoding uncharacterized protein LOC109002001 — translation MAAVEPATVGQPRSYADLVYAAPQPLPEMEVALRPPKVVDGEICFMFSVEEIERTALPFRYSLVLKFLRQRPSLDAIRAFIRQRWGLSSSPVVSAMLRARNVFIRLSNEGDFNKALSRESCEIAGALYRPFAWTPEFNEDFESPCVPVWVFLPGLPPNFFHASVLRSLTAPIGRFIRRDNTTICATRTDGARVCLEVDASKDTLSHFWIGKPGLPRSRRQELVYETLPAYCNNCKQQGHNLHTCRFGLEMQKKKGKG, via the coding sequence ATGGCGGCCGTCGAGCCTGCCACTGTAGGCCAGCCAAGGTCTTATGCTGATCTTGTTTACGCAGCGCCTCAGCCATTGCCAGAGATGGAAGTTGCGCTTAGGCCTCCAAAAGTGGTTGATGGTGAAATATGCTTCATGTTTTCGGTAGAGGAAATTGAAAGAACTGCCTTACCATTCCGATATTCTTTGGTCTTAAAATTCCTTAGACAGAGGCCCTCCCTTGATGCCATTAGAGCTTTTATTCGTCAGAGATGGGGTTTGTCCTCTTCGCCTGTGGTCTCGGCCATGCTAAGGGCTCGGAACGTTTTTATTAGGCTGTCTAATGAGGGTGACTTCAACAAGGCCTTGTCTAGGGAATCTTGTGAAATAGCAGGAGCTCTTTATCGACCGTTTGCTTGGACGCCGGAGTTCAATGAAGATTTCGAATCTCCTTGTGTGCCGGTATGGGTTTTCTTACCGGGGCTACCACCAAATTTCTTCCATGCTTCGGTTCTTAGATCTTTGACGGCGCCGATTGGAAGGTTTATCCGTCGTGATAATACTACCATTTGTGCAACAAGAACAGACGGAGCCCGGGTTTGTCTTGAGGTTGATGCTTCCAAAGATACATTATCCCACTTCTGGATTGGTAAACCCGGATTGCCTAGGAGCAGACGCCAAGAGTTGGTATACGAGACACTACCGGCATATTGCAACAATTGTAAACAGCAGGGGCACAATCTACATACCTGCAGATTTGGTCTcgaaatgcagaaaaaaaagggaaagggaTGA